One Papaver somniferum cultivar HN1 chromosome 10, ASM357369v1, whole genome shotgun sequence genomic window carries:
- the LOC113317334 gene encoding jmjC domain-containing protein 4-like isoform X3 — MQRQETFEGPFPSHSTTSYLVADCGRREFNDQKIVEMSVSDFVGNWVDFSSKECSSASSCEDSNELLLYLKDWHFVEVCKICEILRIIRRNYDEYPDYIAYTTPLFFRDDWLNLYLDSYNMHMDETSQEKNEVNCSDYRFVYMGSKGTWTPLHADVFRSYSWSANVCGRKKWLLLSPSQSQLVFDRHMKSSVYDIFEDVSETKFPGFNKAIWLECIQEQNEVIFVPSGWYHQVQNMEDTISINHNWFNAHNLSWVWKLLLKDYNEAKGYIEDIRDICDDFEGLCQRNLAINTGMNFPDFFIFIIRFSLANLFQLCSLVKDHKIKVHDPFMAQHTMSNLASIKQVVSDMENFLQELGFCLDVKEVLKKPDFMKLCIAMGVTYRRLRDEHWKHNFDTTEVDCGDFLHSIDDSCGKVYSPNDLVKLINHVATDLGAIFGEVKL, encoded by the exons GTTGCAGATTGTGGGAGGAGAGAGTTTAATGATCAGAAAATAGTCGAAATGTCTGTCTCAGATTTCGTAGGGAACTGGGTTGATTTTTCTTCTAAAGAGTGTAGCAGTGCTTCTAGTTGTGAAGACAGCAATGAGTTACTATTATATTTGAAGGACTGGCATTTTGTAGAAGTATGtaaaatatgtgagattttacGTATAATTCGTAGAAATTACGAT GAGTACCCCGATTACATAGCATACACAACTCCATTATTTTTTCGTGATGATTGGCTCAACTTGTATCTTGACAGCTATAATATGCATATGGATGAGACCTCTCAAGAGAAAAATGAAGTTAATTGCTCGGACTATCGTTTTGTTTACATGGGATCCAAAG GTACTTGGACTCCTCTCCATGCTGATGTTTTTAGGTCGTATAGCTGGTCGGCAAACGTCTGTGGGAGGAAAAAATGGCTTCTTCTATCTCCTTCCCAGAGTCAGCTTGTGTTTGACAG GCACATGAAAAGTTCCGTCTATGACATATTTGAAGATGTTTCTGAAACGAAGTTTCCAGGCTTCAATAAG GCTATCTGGTTAGAGTGTATTCAAGAGCAAAATGAAGTTATCTTTGTACCCAGTGGTTGGTATCATCAAGTACAGAATATG GAAGATACAATATCCATAAACCACAACTGGTTCAATGCACATAACCTATCCTGGGTA TGGAAATTACTTCTTAAAGACTACAACGAGGCAAAAGGGTATATAGAAGACATCAGAGACATATGTGATGATTTCGAAGGTCTCTGTCAGCGCAACCTTGCTATCAATACAGGGATGAATTTTCCCgactttttcatcttcatcattcGATTCTCATTagccaatttgtttcaactaTGCTCCTTAGTGAAAGACCATAAAATTAAGGTCCATGATCCATTTATGGCTCAGCATACAATGTCTAACCTTGCATCCATTAAGCAAGTGGTCTCAGACATGGAAAATTTCCTTCAAGAATTGGGTTTCTGTTTAGATGTGAAAGAAGTATTGAAGAAACCTGATTTCATGAAGCTGTGCATAGCAATGGGTGTGACATACAGAAGATTGAGAGATGAGCACTGGAAACACAATTTTGATACTACGGAAGTTGATTGCGGAGATTTCTTACACTCCATTGATGATTCTTGTGGTAAGGTCTACTCTCCAAATGATCTTGTCAAACTTATAAACCATGTTGCTACTGATCTTGGTGCAATTTTTGGTGAAGTTAAACTTTAA